A single window of Jiangella alkaliphila DNA harbors:
- a CDS encoding carbohydrate ABC transporter permease: MTSAPPEGIGIDATAGSEPAVAPAPAARPRRRFRTHLVVFIAPAAAIYTIFMVYPLLDSLRLSLYAPVDGVQTFVGLDNFVHLLTDDLLSDAFWNAVWNNLMFFAVHFFVQNPIGLLLAALLAAPTLKGRSTYRTLLFLPTTLSVVIVGFIWQLIISPVWGFVETPLLGQSSTALVTLALMSVWQYIGIPMILFYAVLISIPDELTEAATVDGAGAWATFWRVKFPLILPTVGIVSVITYVANLNAFDLIYTVKGALAGPDFTSDIMGTLFFRTFFGFQLQQGSSTMGATVATMMFLLILAGVLLYFYGWQRRVESYQL; this comes from the coding sequence ATGACCTCGGCGCCACCCGAGGGGATCGGTATCGACGCCACGGCCGGGAGCGAACCGGCCGTGGCGCCGGCGCCCGCCGCCCGCCCGCGCCGCCGGTTCCGTACCCACCTCGTCGTCTTCATCGCCCCAGCGGCGGCGATCTACACGATCTTCATGGTCTACCCGCTGCTCGACTCGCTGCGGCTCAGCCTCTACGCCCCGGTGGACGGCGTGCAGACGTTCGTCGGCCTGGACAACTTCGTCCACCTGCTCACCGACGACCTGCTCTCCGACGCGTTCTGGAACGCGGTGTGGAACAACCTGATGTTCTTCGCCGTGCACTTCTTCGTCCAGAACCCGATCGGGCTGCTGCTCGCGGCGCTGCTGGCCGCGCCCACGCTGAAGGGGCGAAGCACCTATCGCACCCTGCTGTTCCTGCCGACGACGCTGAGCGTGGTCATCGTCGGCTTCATCTGGCAGTTGATCATCAGCCCGGTGTGGGGGTTCGTCGAGACCCCGCTGCTCGGTCAGTCGAGCACCGCCTTGGTGACGCTCGCGCTGATGTCGGTCTGGCAGTACATCGGCATCCCGATGATCCTCTTCTACGCCGTACTCATCAGCATCCCGGACGAGCTCACCGAGGCCGCGACCGTCGACGGCGCCGGCGCCTGGGCGACGTTCTGGCGGGTCAAGTTCCCGCTGATCCTGCCGACCGTCGGCATCGTCTCCGTCATCACCTATGTGGCCAACCTGAACGCGTTCGACCTGATCTACACGGTCAAAGGTGCCCTGGCCGGGCCGGACTTCACCTCGGACATCATGGGGACGCTGTTCTTCCGCACGTTCTTCGGCTTCCAGCTGCAGCAGGGCTCCAGCACCATGGGCGCCACGGTCGCCACCATGATGTTCCTGCTCATCCTCGCCGGCGTGTTGCTGTACTTCTACGGCTGGCAGCGGCGCGTCGAGAGCTACCAACTGTGA
- a CDS encoding ROK family transcriptional regulator, with the protein MNCAAVLSAIRAAGTARVTDLIHATGLSRPTVSAAVSTLMTDGWVEETEAPDLDLPRMGRPARVLRFRADARYVLGIDVGPHKIYCAVADLSGTVVSHVRRDVEEASTHAQLLEQVTATMRQALDAVPVPSSALAAVGIGTPGVVDEQRGAVVQAPSIPGWSSLELGGLFRRSVECSVRVENDVNLAVMAERWNGVGGAAENLILVQWGARVGAAVLVHGELHRGAHGAAGEIGFLELEEEPQGVQPDGLGPLESAAGTAWILSRARSLGFDGADASAVLTAAAGGEARALQAVDEACARLSRGLASFVSAIDPELVIIGGSVALAGDAILASLRRHLTRRALVTPRLELSQLGDDAVALGAVRLALSDAERRLLDVYTAAPQADLP; encoded by the coding sequence ATGAACTGCGCCGCGGTGCTCAGCGCCATCCGTGCCGCGGGTACGGCACGGGTGACCGACCTCATCCACGCGACCGGCCTGTCCCGTCCCACGGTGAGCGCGGCGGTGTCGACGCTCATGACCGACGGATGGGTCGAGGAGACCGAGGCGCCCGACCTCGACCTGCCGCGCATGGGCCGGCCGGCCCGCGTGCTGAGATTCCGCGCCGACGCGCGGTACGTGCTCGGCATCGACGTCGGACCGCACAAGATCTACTGCGCCGTCGCCGACCTCAGCGGCACCGTCGTCTCCCACGTCCGCCGTGACGTCGAGGAGGCCAGCACCCACGCCCAGCTGCTCGAGCAGGTGACGGCCACGATGCGGCAGGCACTCGACGCGGTGCCCGTCCCGTCGTCCGCGCTCGCGGCGGTGGGCATCGGCACGCCTGGCGTGGTGGACGAGCAGCGCGGCGCCGTCGTGCAGGCGCCGTCGATACCCGGATGGAGCTCGCTGGAGCTGGGCGGCCTGTTCCGGCGCAGCGTCGAGTGCTCCGTCCGGGTCGAGAACGACGTCAACCTCGCCGTGATGGCCGAGCGCTGGAACGGCGTCGGCGGTGCCGCCGAGAACCTGATCCTCGTGCAGTGGGGCGCCCGGGTCGGTGCGGCCGTGCTGGTGCACGGAGAGCTGCACCGCGGTGCCCACGGCGCGGCCGGCGAGATCGGGTTCCTCGAGCTCGAGGAGGAGCCGCAGGGCGTCCAGCCCGACGGGCTCGGCCCGCTCGAGTCCGCGGCCGGAACCGCCTGGATCCTGAGCCGGGCCCGCAGCCTCGGTTTCGACGGCGCCGACGCCTCCGCCGTCCTCACCGCGGCAGCCGGCGGCGAGGCTCGGGCGCTGCAGGCGGTGGACGAGGCCTGCGCCCGGCTGTCACGGGGCCTCGCCTCGTTCGTGTCCGCGATCGACCCGGAGCTGGTCATCATCGGCGGCAGTGTCGCCCTGGCCGGCGACGCGATACTGGCCAGCCTGCGCCGGCATCTCACCCGGCGTGCGCTGGTGACACCTCGGCTCGAGCTCTCGCAGCTCGGTGACGACGCCGTCGCGCTCGGCGCCGTGCGGCTCGCGCTCTCCGATGCCGAGCGGCGCCTCCTGGACGTCTACACGGCAGCCCCCCAGGCCGACCTGCCGTAG
- a CDS encoding family 16 glycoside hydrolase — protein MVGKRSTSLLLFLALLLSVLVSAPATAQTAEAPAEPGGTFAELSAADQFEKTLVAPGISQPMNMDIADDGRVYMTSRDGVIRVYHPHMGHVGVVGELDVFDDHPLPQNPDFEGSKNQEGGLLGLALDPGFATNGWVYVYYTTRAENAHYLSRFVIENDQLDVESEIVMLKVPYNKTNCCHVAGDVDFDSAGNLYLSTGDESPPDLNQQYSPLDSRPTHWYNDDRRTSGNTNDLRGKVLRITPQDDGTYAIPDGNLFTGDEEGGGKTRAEIFAMGFRNPFRISLDPATDRLHIGNYGPDRLGDWTERGPWGFDQYMATSEAANFGYPFCIGNNYPYRPWDYATNQPLGDFYDCENGPVNDSPNNTGLDQLPPVTPATIYYPRSWAGWPESWVGWPAQELNPIPEPFLNMGSGAGGPMSGPVYRYDAALQSDTKFPEHYDGRWFLLDFHRGHVKTADLDENEQVEAIDDFMPGQTWSGLMDGEFGPDGSLYVLEGGAFGNSPNAGLYRVDYVPDTGPGQCVTDDFAGTELDRERWPTIVRENPDGYRQTDGALEIDMLQGDMISNHLSGNINTTAQNLIMTPVPDGNWEATVTVDLPAESVSHDQAGFIIYADDQNFTKAAYFPPYGSAVDGRMEYLFHQNGEIRYQGGVDNPTITNAPRTLHLRLSGDGENVRAAYSRDGVTWVNVGRPAPISQYEAPQFGFFAAHGPNAIETPLTATFSDYSLCVPEEPACAAPQPDEGYRPLWDGATLTGWNQSGPGGFAIVPDGERAGSCALESVGDPAGLGMLWHEEEFESYRLHLDFKAVAEDDNSGVFFGFPDPGDDPYVAVRQGYEIQIDDTGGSPGAADSSKTGSVYTFQAPTSFPTVAGEWNEMEIEVEDPMVRVWINDVLVNEYENPEGSGRDLASGFVGIQNNRVSDNVFFRDIWIKELGDTQCPEPQAPPAGFAPLYDGETLDGWTMAGPGGFEIDECGLLEPFGGMGLLWYDEQTFSDYVMRVDFRVKAPTDNSGVFVRFPDPQGDPGRPVNEGHEVQIYDGTDDPMTRTGAIYNFAPADPLATNPIGEWNTMEIEVIGQEYRVTLNGVEVTTFTGDGTRPLEGFVGLQNHSAGQAAGESVEFRNVWINEIEDELTVDATVDPAEPDGAGGWYVSPVTLGLESNDPDAELYWRPRTDETEWRTWTEPVVFDQDGVYNIDYKAVVPGDGGEPAEKEILVGSGGFGFSETDFSVRQGDTVKFQYVPGYAHDVVITDENGEVLASRPLGDDWEDDPFFFDAADVGTYYVYCTPHSNRPDPDDPTTWAGMVATFEVTPSTGEPPVETGIEEIEFLVDQTGPATTASLAGEQSGDVYTGPVTVTLAAQDATSGVAETQHRMAGEEEPAVYDEPITVTEPGDYAVEFRSVDVAGNAEDWQTVEFTIDDGGPSACPAPDPRETVMIGEHDSGVPSYALDDGCTVNDLILDEGEWNSHGAFVRHVGEVTDQLVTDGVLSGRERGAIVRAAAGSDIGHQGASRRMSWSMS, from the coding sequence ATGGTGGGCAAGCGATCCACATCGTTACTGTTGTTCCTGGCGCTGCTGTTATCGGTCCTGGTCAGCGCGCCGGCCACTGCACAGACAGCCGAGGCTCCGGCCGAACCAGGCGGCACGTTCGCGGAACTGTCCGCGGCCGACCAGTTCGAGAAGACGCTGGTCGCACCCGGCATCTCCCAGCCGATGAACATGGACATCGCCGACGACGGCCGCGTGTACATGACCAGCCGCGACGGCGTCATCCGCGTCTACCACCCGCACATGGGGCACGTGGGTGTGGTGGGCGAGCTCGACGTGTTCGACGACCACCCGCTGCCGCAGAACCCCGACTTCGAAGGGTCGAAGAACCAGGAGGGCGGCCTGCTGGGCCTGGCCCTGGACCCGGGCTTCGCGACGAACGGCTGGGTGTACGTGTACTACACGACCCGCGCCGAGAACGCGCACTACCTCTCCCGGTTCGTCATCGAGAACGACCAGCTCGACGTCGAGTCCGAGATCGTCATGCTGAAGGTCCCGTACAACAAGACGAACTGCTGCCACGTCGCCGGGGACGTCGACTTCGACTCCGCCGGCAACCTGTACCTGAGCACCGGCGACGAGTCGCCGCCGGACCTGAACCAGCAGTACTCGCCGCTCGACAGCCGTCCGACGCACTGGTACAACGACGACCGCCGGACTTCGGGCAACACGAACGACCTGCGCGGCAAGGTGCTGCGGATCACCCCGCAGGACGACGGCACCTACGCGATCCCGGACGGGAACCTGTTCACCGGCGACGAGGAGGGCGGCGGCAAGACCCGGGCGGAGATCTTCGCGATGGGGTTCCGCAACCCGTTCCGCATCTCGCTGGACCCCGCGACCGACCGGCTGCACATCGGCAACTACGGGCCGGACCGGCTGGGTGACTGGACCGAGCGCGGGCCGTGGGGCTTCGACCAGTACATGGCGACGTCCGAGGCGGCCAACTTCGGCTACCCGTTCTGCATCGGGAACAACTACCCGTACCGGCCGTGGGACTACGCGACGAACCAGCCGCTCGGTGACTTCTACGACTGCGAGAACGGCCCGGTCAACGACTCGCCGAACAACACCGGTCTCGACCAGCTCCCGCCGGTGACGCCGGCGACGATCTACTACCCGCGCAGCTGGGCGGGCTGGCCCGAGTCGTGGGTCGGCTGGCCGGCGCAGGAGCTCAACCCGATCCCGGAGCCGTTCCTCAACATGGGCTCCGGTGCGGGCGGCCCGATGTCCGGCCCCGTCTACCGCTACGACGCGGCGCTGCAGTCCGACACCAAGTTCCCCGAGCACTACGACGGGCGCTGGTTCCTGCTCGACTTCCACCGCGGCCACGTCAAGACGGCCGACCTGGACGAGAACGAGCAGGTCGAGGCCATCGACGACTTCATGCCCGGCCAGACCTGGTCCGGCCTGATGGACGGTGAGTTCGGCCCGGACGGCTCGCTGTACGTGCTGGAGGGCGGCGCGTTCGGCAACAGCCCGAACGCCGGCCTGTACCGCGTCGACTACGTGCCCGACACCGGTCCCGGCCAGTGCGTGACCGACGACTTCGCCGGGACCGAGCTCGACCGCGAGCGCTGGCCGACGATCGTGCGTGAGAACCCGGACGGCTACCGGCAGACCGACGGCGCCCTCGAGATCGACATGCTGCAGGGCGACATGATCAGCAACCACCTGAGCGGCAACATCAACACCACCGCGCAGAACCTGATCATGACGCCGGTGCCGGACGGGAACTGGGAGGCCACGGTCACCGTCGACCTGCCGGCGGAGTCGGTCAGCCATGACCAGGCCGGGTTCATCATCTACGCCGACGACCAGAACTTCACCAAGGCGGCCTACTTCCCGCCGTACGGCAGCGCGGTCGACGGGCGGATGGAGTACCTCTTCCACCAGAACGGAGAGATCCGCTACCAAGGCGGGGTCGACAACCCCACCATCACCAACGCACCGCGGACGCTGCACCTCCGGTTGAGCGGTGACGGTGAGAACGTGCGGGCCGCCTACTCCCGCGACGGCGTGACCTGGGTCAACGTCGGGCGACCGGCGCCGATCTCGCAGTACGAAGCGCCCCAGTTCGGCTTCTTCGCCGCCCATGGCCCGAACGCGATCGAGACCCCGCTGACCGCGACGTTCTCCGACTACTCGCTGTGCGTCCCGGAGGAGCCCGCGTGTGCGGCGCCGCAGCCCGACGAGGGCTACCGGCCGCTGTGGGACGGCGCCACGCTGACCGGCTGGAACCAGTCCGGCCCGGGTGGGTTCGCGATCGTGCCGGACGGGGAGCGGGCCGGCTCGTGCGCCCTGGAGTCGGTCGGCGACCCGGCCGGCCTGGGGATGCTGTGGCACGAAGAGGAGTTCGAGTCCTACCGGCTGCACCTCGACTTCAAGGCGGTCGCCGAGGACGACAACTCCGGCGTGTTCTTCGGGTTCCCCGACCCCGGTGACGACCCGTACGTCGCCGTGCGCCAGGGCTACGAGATCCAGATCGACGACACCGGCGGCTCGCCCGGCGCCGCGGACAGCTCCAAGACCGGCTCGGTCTACACCTTCCAGGCACCGACGTCGTTCCCGACCGTCGCCGGTGAGTGGAACGAGATGGAGATCGAGGTCGAGGACCCGATGGTCCGGGTCTGGATCAACGACGTGCTGGTCAACGAGTACGAGAATCCGGAGGGCTCCGGACGGGACCTGGCCTCCGGCTTCGTGGGCATCCAGAACAACCGCGTGTCGGACAACGTGTTCTTCCGCGACATCTGGATCAAGGAGCTCGGCGACACGCAGTGCCCCGAGCCGCAGGCGCCGCCGGCAGGCTTCGCGCCGCTGTACGACGGCGAGACGCTGGACGGCTGGACGATGGCCGGTCCGGGCGGCTTCGAGATCGACGAGTGCGGGCTGCTCGAGCCGTTCGGCGGCATGGGCCTGCTCTGGTACGACGAGCAGACGTTCTCCGACTACGTCATGCGGGTCGACTTCCGGGTCAAGGCGCCGACGGACAACTCCGGCGTGTTCGTCCGCTTCCCCGATCCGCAGGGCGATCCGGGCCGGCCGGTGAACGAGGGCCACGAGGTCCAGATCTACGACGGCACCGACGACCCGATGACCCGCACCGGCGCGATCTACAACTTCGCACCGGCGGATCCGCTGGCCACGAACCCGATCGGCGAGTGGAACACGATGGAGATCGAGGTGATCGGCCAGGAGTACCGCGTCACGCTCAACGGCGTCGAGGTCACCACGTTCACCGGCGACGGCACCCGTCCTCTCGAGGGCTTCGTCGGCCTGCAGAACCACTCGGCGGGCCAGGCGGCCGGTGAGAGCGTGGAGTTCCGCAACGTCTGGATCAACGAGATCGAGGACGAGCTGACGGTCGACGCCACGGTCGACCCGGCCGAGCCCGACGGCGCCGGCGGCTGGTACGTCTCGCCGGTCACGCTCGGCCTGGAGTCCAACGACCCGGACGCGGAGCTGTACTGGCGGCCGCGGACGGACGAGACCGAGTGGCGCACGTGGACCGAGCCGGTCGTCTTCGACCAGGACGGCGTCTACAACATCGACTACAAGGCGGTCGTCCCCGGCGACGGCGGCGAGCCGGCCGAGAAGGAGATCCTCGTCGGCTCGGGCGGATTCGGGTTCAGCGAGACCGACTTCAGCGTGCGCCAGGGCGACACCGTCAAGTTCCAGTACGTCCCCGGGTACGCACACGACGTCGTGATCACCGACGAGAACGGCGAGGTGCTGGCGTCGCGTCCGCTCGGCGACGACTGGGAGGACGACCCGTTCTTCTTCGACGCGGCCGACGTGGGCACGTACTACGTCTACTGCACGCCGCACTCGAACCGGCCCGACCCGGACGATCCGACGACGTGGGCCGGCATGGTCGCGACGTTCGAGGTGACGCCGTCCACCGGCGAGCCGCCGGTGGAGACCGGGATCGAGGAGATCGAGTTCCTGGTCGACCAGACGGGGCCGGCCACCACGGCCTCGCTGGCGGGGGAGCAGAGCGGCGACGTCTACACCGGTCCGGTCACGGTGACCCTGGCCGCGCAGGACGCCACCTCCGGTGTCGCGGAGACGCAGCACCGGATGGCCGGTGAGGAGGAGCCGGCGGTCTACGACGAACCGATCACCGTGACCGAACCCGGCGACTACGCCGTCGAGTTCCGGTCGGTGGACGTGGCCGGCAACGCCGAGGACTGGCAGACGGTCGAGTTCACCATCGACGACGGCGGTCCGAGCGCCTGCCCGGCCCCGGACCCGCGGGAGACCGTCATGATCGGCGAGCACGACAGCGGCGTGCCCAGCTATGCACTCGACGACGGGTGCACGGTCAACGACCTCATCCTCGACGAGGGCGAGTGGAACAGTCACGGGGCCTTCGTGCGACACGTCGGGGAGGTGACCGACCAACTGGTGACCGACGGCGTGCTCAGCGGCAGGGAACGAGGCGCCATCGTCCGCGCCGCCGCAGGGAGCGACATCGGACACCAGGGAGCTTCGCGCCGGATGTCGTGGTCCATGTCCTGA
- a CDS encoding ABC transporter substrate-binding protein, giving the protein MSNRLGRLAPAVGVALVLAACGESADPREDTEANGGDDTGGSGDQVTLVMESWRNDDLAIWEDVILPAFHEQYPDIRVTFQPTAPDEYDAALDAKLSGGTAGDLITCRPFDVSLRLFEEGHLASLTDLPGMESFGDVARAAWSTDDGSEAFCVPMASVIHGFLYNTEAFDQLGLTPPETQEQFHDMLGQIAADGSYAPLVMGTADQWEAATMGLQNLGPNYWNGEEGRQALIDGTERFDDEQYVAAFTELASWAEYLPDGYQSLTYPDAQNMFTLGRGAVFPAGSWEIALFNEQADFEMGAFAPPLPEGQDTCFISDHTDIGVGMNAATEHPEEVRTFLEWTTTAEFADLYANALPGFFPMSDHDVEVDDPLAQEFLSWRDRCESTIRNSYQILSRGEPNLENQLWDLSAQLLNGTVQPADAAGQAQAGLERWYEPQQR; this is encoded by the coding sequence ATGTCGAACCGACTCGGCCGGCTCGCACCGGCCGTGGGTGTCGCCCTGGTGCTGGCCGCCTGTGGCGAGAGCGCCGATCCGCGAGAGGACACCGAGGCCAACGGTGGCGACGACACCGGCGGCAGCGGCGATCAGGTCACGCTGGTCATGGAGAGCTGGCGCAACGACGACCTCGCGATCTGGGAGGACGTCATCCTGCCCGCCTTCCACGAGCAGTACCCGGACATCCGGGTGACCTTCCAGCCGACGGCGCCGGACGAGTACGACGCCGCGCTGGACGCGAAGCTCTCGGGCGGCACCGCGGGCGACCTGATCACCTGCCGCCCGTTCGACGTGTCGCTGCGCCTCTTCGAGGAGGGCCATCTCGCCTCGCTGACCGACCTGCCGGGCATGGAGTCCTTCGGCGACGTCGCCCGCGCGGCGTGGTCGACCGACGACGGCTCGGAGGCGTTCTGCGTCCCGATGGCCTCGGTGATCCACGGGTTCCTCTACAACACCGAGGCGTTCGACCAGCTGGGCCTCACGCCTCCGGAGACGCAGGAACAGTTCCACGACATGCTCGGCCAGATCGCCGCCGACGGCTCGTACGCCCCGCTGGTGATGGGCACCGCGGACCAGTGGGAGGCGGCGACCATGGGCCTGCAGAACCTCGGGCCGAACTACTGGAACGGCGAGGAGGGTCGTCAGGCGCTGATCGACGGCACCGAGCGGTTCGACGACGAGCAGTACGTGGCGGCGTTCACCGAGCTCGCCTCCTGGGCGGAGTACCTGCCCGACGGCTACCAGTCGCTGACCTACCCCGACGCGCAGAACATGTTCACCCTCGGCCGCGGTGCGGTCTTCCCGGCCGGTTCCTGGGAGATCGCGCTGTTCAACGAGCAGGCGGACTTCGAGATGGGAGCGTTCGCGCCGCCGCTGCCGGAGGGTCAGGACACCTGCTTCATCAGCGACCACACCGACATCGGCGTCGGCATGAACGCGGCCACCGAGCACCCGGAGGAGGTCAGGACCTTCCTCGAGTGGACGACCACGGCCGAGTTCGCCGACCTGTACGCCAACGCGCTGCCGGGGTTCTTCCCGATGTCCGACCACGACGTCGAGGTCGACGACCCGCTGGCGCAGGAGTTCCTCAGCTGGCGCGACCGGTGCGAGTCGACCATCCGCAACTCGTACCAGATCCTCTCGCGCGGCGAGCCCAACCTCGAGAACCAGCTGTGGGACCTCAGCGCGCAACTGCTCAACGGCACGGTCCAACCGGCCGATGCCGCCGGCCAGGCCCAGGCGGGCCTGGAACGCTGGTACGAGCCGCAGCAGCGGTAA
- a CDS encoding carbohydrate ABC transporter permease gives MSAVSTPVRDVARSPRAGRTWRARAGVAVPHLILIAYVVVACGPIALIVMNAFKSRQAIFEEPFAFPTPSTVDLGGFETVFARSRFELYFLNSFIVTVGTVVLVLLLGSMAAFALAEYRFAGITIVSLYLAVGIMIPIRLGTVGILDLMVRLGMVNSLAGLVLVYTAMGLPLAVFVLTAFFKQVPGDLKDAARIDGASEYRVYSLALPLVRPGLAAIGIYTMLPIWNDLWFPLILTPGESVRTVTLGTQLFLGQFVSDWNAVLAVLTLAALPMLALFVIFSRQFVRGLTSGAVK, from the coding sequence GTGAGCGCTGTGAGCACCCCGGTCCGCGATGTCGCGCGGTCGCCGAGGGCAGGCCGGACGTGGCGGGCGCGCGCCGGTGTGGCCGTGCCGCACCTCATCCTGATCGCCTACGTCGTCGTGGCGTGCGGGCCGATCGCGCTGATCGTCATGAACGCCTTCAAGTCCCGCCAGGCGATCTTCGAGGAGCCGTTCGCCTTTCCGACGCCCAGCACGGTGGACCTGGGCGGCTTCGAGACGGTCTTCGCCCGCTCCCGGTTCGAGCTGTACTTCCTCAACAGCTTCATCGTCACCGTCGGTACCGTGGTCCTGGTGCTGCTGCTCGGGTCGATGGCCGCGTTCGCCCTGGCCGAGTACCGTTTCGCGGGCATCACGATCGTGTCGCTCTATCTGGCCGTGGGCATCATGATCCCCATCCGTCTCGGCACGGTCGGGATCCTCGACCTCATGGTCCGGCTGGGCATGGTGAACTCGCTGGCCGGCCTGGTGCTGGTGTACACCGCGATGGGCCTGCCACTGGCCGTGTTCGTCCTGACCGCGTTCTTCAAACAGGTGCCCGGCGACCTGAAGGACGCGGCCCGGATCGACGGTGCGAGCGAGTACCGGGTGTACTCCCTCGCCCTTCCGCTCGTGCGGCCGGGGCTCGCGGCCATCGGCATCTACACCATGCTGCCGATCTGGAACGACCTGTGGTTCCCGCTGATCCTCACCCCGGGCGAGAGCGTCCGCACGGTCACGCTCGGCACCCAGCTGTTCCTCGGGCAGTTCGTCAGCGACTGGAACGCCGTGCTCGCGGTGCTGACGTTGGCGGCGCTGCCGATGCTGGCCCTGTTCGTCATCTTCTCGCGGCAGTTCGTCCGCGGTCTGACATCGGGAGCGGTCAAATGA